From a single Miscanthus floridulus cultivar M001 chromosome 8, ASM1932011v1, whole genome shotgun sequence genomic region:
- the LOC136469946 gene encoding vegetative cell wall protein gp1-like, translated as MPCCRHAEHLRHAAPERAQPEPLPKLQRHCDAVLPGRPTSVVPDPRPRRPLTASAPPDDHGAKAEPIPDELRRPCLNVVLCLDAVASSSPSRCHLAVTLRLVPKPPRLQPCLYRPSIHANADTQGRSAQARRRSGHHRPRASHHQALDCTATAPAPRRCHRAPPPPEPWPRAAPRRPFRVTPSQSLGAPAPASPSPSAPAWTSPYAPFGTSSPEPVLASVAHRLLLRQGIEPVPLCQMELRPDTPSSSPCRSCRSLSRAELAIGCEQARATTCRP; from the exons ATGCCTTGCTGCCGCCACGCCGAGCACCTTCGCCACGCTGCTCCGGAGCGTGCCCAGCCGGAGCCGCTGCCGAAACTGCAGCGCCACTGCGACGCTGTGCTCCCCGGTCGCCCGACGAGCGTCGTCCCGGACCCGAGG CCGCGGAGGCCCTTGACCGCCTCTGCTCCACCCGACGACCACGGCGCCAAAGCCGAGCCCATCCCCGACGAGCTGCGTCGCCCGTGCCTCAACGTCGTGCTCTGCCTCGACGCCGTGGCAAGCTCCTCGCCGAGCCGTTGCCACCTCGCTGTCACGCTCCGCCTTGTCCCCAAGCCACCACGCCTCCAGCCGTGCCTCTACCGCCCCAGCATTCACGCGAACGCGGACACACAGGGCCGCTCCGCGCAAGCACGCCGCCGCTCAGGACATCATCGACCCCGAGCCAGTCACCACCAGGCACTGGACTGCACCGCGACGGCACCTGCTCCACGCCGGTGTCATCGTGCTCCGCCACCCCCAGAGCCGTGGCCAAGAGCTGCTCCTCGCCGTCCTTTTCGCGTCACGCCAAGCCAGAGCCTGGGTGCCCCTGCACCAGCCTCGCCAAGCCCCTCCGCACCGGCCTGGACCAGCCCCTACGCGCCGTTTGGGACGTCCTCGCCCGAGCCCGTCCTTGCCAGCGTCGCGCATCGTCTGCTCCTACGTCAAGGCATTGAGCCGGTGCCACTTTGCCAGATGGAGCTACGGCCCGACACGCCGTCATCTTCTCCGTGCCGCAGCTGCCGTTCTTTGTCACGTGCCGAGCTCGCCATTGGCTGCGAGCAGGCAAGGGCCACGACTTGCCGGCCGTGA